A DNA window from Danio aesculapii chromosome 14, fDanAes4.1, whole genome shotgun sequence contains the following coding sequences:
- the simc1 gene encoding SUMO-interacting motif-containing protein 1: protein MEDIICVSSGSDEDSDLEVISSYKEDKEDAIPFIRAEWLPVTPVLIDITDHNFTPPRRRSSRRKPCSTINIIDLSEEDPPEDIDVVQTDKTAPSFGKPLQSQKDDVRCLVPSIGEDNTDVLRSAQDTNYNSIPPSERLSWDKTLDHFSSDSIRDPCKSESEVFKNSTADALQDTKDGEHDWEKDDDRSPYSLDSQNYCPSEVEDYLFSDSSNKSEYNQHHFKTHNSQESPQKTELSLENVSICNALLIKEDKEAMNVAENCQVHPKCSLNTSFFPCWSPEQTSRQSKPNSPTSTEILASDTAVLSPDFSTPSSPNSSFSLLNSQPGSPENSPVRVWEMMSDCEDNAALDYDGKSVQETQRICLTQYRKLSRCFGGTVLQTHEDDDEDEHYGPAEPLCRQSLSLVYSTIEENYPEGTLQLLSDFIQPRYYPPLDVTTHLLRGIFLDPQSNDVLTVEAFNLLMKTQRYHPVDASTVPWDWELIKSVMKDQDDMWRLRKEVQVMLLQYVLQGLEDDFHLKLSTQCLQHSLAKKVISCGPETFGQVRDVISWMMNAAKESVKHSKEHPKKEDHNLKMVLSLQRMLSLALEVDKDPTYNSDKLSEALIRSLNRLCSCREMRLLLLNTLESKLLKCKLLNLLLDEACSQKTALPMSLSLILHYLESSTLASDPSDGAEKWRKWDELLQLLWMLLLSYDEVVTGHLRRSITRRSERIQAPSWTVDDQVMHSAVKAAADAFISRAENDTGHSLPTEIQDLLSQLQEHIADTSSVISHH from the exons ATGGAGGACATTATCTGTGTCAGCTCAGGTAGCGACGAGGACTCTGATTTGGAGGTTATAAGTAGTTATAAAGAAGACAAAGAAGATGCAATTCCCTTCATCCGGGCAGAATGGCTTCCAGTCACACCT GTCCTCATCGATATCACAGACCACAATTTTACCCCTCCAAGGCGAAGAAGCTCCAGAAGAAAACCTTGCTCCACAATAAACATCATAGATCTAAGCGAAGAAGATCCTCCAGAGGACATCGATGTGGTGCAAACAGACAAAACAGCGCCATCTTTTGGAAAACCTCTCCAATCTCAAAAAGATGATGTAAGGTGTTTGGTGCCCTCAATCGGTGAGGACAACACAGATGTGCTCAGAAGTGCTCAAGACACAAATTATAATTCAATCCCCCCATCCGAGCGTTTAAGCTGGGACAAAACATTAGATCATTTCAGCTCCGATAGCATCAGAGATCCTTGCAAAAGTGAGTCTGAAGTATTTAAGAACTCTACAGCAGATGCATTGCAGGACACTAAAGATGGAGAACACGACTGGGAAAAAGACGATGATCGTTCTCCTTATAGTCTAGATAGTCAGAATTATTGTCCGAGTGAAGTAGAGGATTATCTCTTCTCCGATTCATCCAATAAGTCTGAATATAATCAGCatcactttaaaacacacaacaGTCAGGAGTCACCACAAAAAACTGAGCTTTCCTTGGAGAACGTGTCAATTTGCAATGCACTTTTAATAAAGGAGGACAAAGAGGCGATGAATGTTGCTGAAAATTGTCAGGTTCATCCCAAATGTTCTTTAAATACCTCATTCTTTCCCTGCTGGAGCCCTGAGCAAACGTCCAGACAGAGTAAACCCAACAGTCCCACATCCACAGAGATTTTAGCCAGCGATACAGCAGTGCTTTCGCCAGATTTTTCCACACCGAGTTCACCCAACAGCTCTTTTAGTCTCCTGAACTCACAGCCTGGATCTCCAGAAAACTCTCCTGTCCGGGTTTGGGAGATGATGAGTGACTGTGAAGATAATGCGGCGTTGGATTATGATGGAAAAAGTGTACAAGAGACACAACGCATCTGTCTGACTCAGTACAGAAAATTGAGTCGGTGCTTTGGTGGGACGGTGCTGCAGACG CATGAGGATGACGATGAAGATGAACACTATGGTCCCGCTGAGCCCCTGTGTCGTCAGAGTCTTAGTCTGGTCTACAGCACTATAGAGGAGAATTACCCAGAAGGCACTCTTCAGCTGCTCTCCGACTTCATCCAGCCGCGTTATTACCCACCACTGGACGTCACCACACATCTTCTCAGAGGCATTTTCCTGGATCCGCAGAGCAATGATGTGCTCACCGTAGAGGCCTTTAACTTACTGATGAAGACTCAGAG atACCACCCTGTGGATGCTTCTACAGTGCCATGGGATTGGGAACTGATTAAATCCGTTATGAAAGATCAG GATGACATGTGGAGGTTGCGGAAGGAGGTTCAGGTCATGCTTCTGCAGTACGTGCTGCAGGGTTTAGAAGATGACTTTCATCTGAAGCTCAGCACTCAGTGTCTTCAACACTCTCTAGCCAAGAAGGTGATTTCATGTGGCCCTGAAACATTTGGGCAAGTCAG AGATGTAATATCGTGGATGATGAATGCTGCTAAGGAGTCAGTGAAACACTCTAAGGAACATCCAAAGAAGGAAGATCACAATCTTAA AATGGTATTATCTCTTCAGAGAATGCTATCATTGGCTCTGGAAGTGGACAAGGACCCCACCTACAATTCCGACAAACTGTCAGAAGCGCTTATTCGTAGTTTGAACAGATTGTGTTCATGCAGAGAGATGAG ACTCTTACTGTTGAATACTCTGGAGAGCAAGCTGCTGAAATGCAAGCTGTTGAATCTGCTGCTGGACGAGGCTTGTTCACAGAAGACAGCTTTGCCCATGTCTCTAAGCCTGATTCTCCACTACCTCGAAAGCTCCACGCTGGCCTCAGATCCCTCC GACGGAGCAGAGAAGTGGAGAAAATGGGATGAACTTCTCCAGCTTTTGTGGATGCTGCTGCTCAGCTATGATGAAGTGGTGACAG GTCACCTGCGCCGCTCCATCACGAGGCGCTCTGAGAGGATTCAGGCTCCGTCTTGGACTGTTGATGATCAGGTGATGCATTCAGCagtaaaagcagcagcagacgcCTTTATATCGCGTGCAGAAAACGACACCGGCCATTCTCTGCCCACAGAAATACAGGATTTACTCTCTCAGCTACAAGAACACATAGCGGACACGTCCAGTGTTATTTCACATCATTAA